In a single window of the Thermoanaerobacter uzonensis DSM 18761 genome:
- the sufB gene encoding Fe-S cluster assembly protein SufB: MKKPDIKEIDFSIYDVKDNVKYEYQTGKGLSKEVVLEISEQKNEPSWMRDFRLKALEIYQKMPMPTWGVDLSQLDIDSIIAYIRPSAKMQRSWDEVPEEIRRTFERLGIPEAERKALAGVGAQYDSEVVYHNIKESLTQQGVIFEDMDTAVKKYPDIIKEYFMTKNVTPYDHKFAALHAAIWSGGTFVYVPEGVKVEVPLQAYFRMNAPGSGQFEHTLIIADKGSEVHFIEGCSAPQYSVSNLHAGCVELFVNEGARIIYSTIENWSKNTYNLNTKRAIVEKDGIIEWISGSFGSHKTMLYPASILKGEGAKAEYTGVTFAAKGQHLDTGSKMIHLAPHTSSKVLAKSISKDGGISSYRGLLKIGPNAEGAKASVQCEGLMLDDISRSDTMPVIEIENDNVDIGHEAKVGRISDEQIFYLMSRGLSEDDARAMIVRGFVEPIAKALPLEYAVEMNRLIKLELEGAIG; this comes from the coding sequence ATGAAAAAACCAGATATAAAGGAAATAGATTTTAGTATATACGACGTCAAAGACAACGTAAAGTATGAGTATCAGACAGGTAAAGGACTTTCTAAAGAAGTTGTTTTAGAAATATCTGAGCAAAAGAATGAACCTTCTTGGATGAGGGACTTTCGATTAAAAGCCTTGGAGATATATCAAAAAATGCCTATGCCCACATGGGGTGTTGATTTAAGTCAACTTGACATAGATTCTATTATCGCCTATATACGTCCAAGTGCAAAAATGCAAAGGTCGTGGGATGAAGTTCCAGAAGAGATAAGGCGTACTTTTGAAAGGCTGGGGATTCCTGAAGCGGAAAGAAAAGCATTGGCGGGAGTAGGTGCTCAATACGACTCTGAAGTTGTATATCACAATATTAAAGAAAGCCTTACTCAACAAGGTGTCATATTTGAGGACATGGACACTGCAGTAAAAAAATATCCTGACATAATAAAAGAGTATTTTATGACAAAAAACGTGACGCCTTATGACCACAAATTTGCAGCCCTTCACGCTGCAATATGGAGCGGAGGCACATTTGTTTATGTTCCAGAAGGAGTCAAAGTGGAGGTTCCACTTCAGGCTTATTTTAGAATGAATGCACCAGGAAGCGGACAGTTTGAGCACACTCTCATAATTGCTGACAAAGGTAGTGAAGTACACTTTATAGAAGGCTGTTCTGCACCACAATATTCTGTTTCAAACTTACATGCAGGTTGTGTAGAACTTTTTGTAAATGAAGGGGCTCGCATAATTTATTCTACTATAGAAAACTGGAGTAAAAATACCTATAATCTAAATACAAAAAGGGCAATTGTTGAAAAAGACGGCATCATAGAGTGGATATCCGGCTCTTTTGGAAGCCACAAGACAATGCTTTATCCTGCTTCTATATTAAAAGGAGAAGGAGCAAAGGCGGAATACACTGGTGTGACTTTTGCTGCAAAAGGGCAGCATTTAGATACCGGTTCAAAAATGATACACTTAGCTCCTCATACTTCTTCAAAGGTTTTAGCAAAGAGTATATCAAAAGATGGTGGAATATCAAGCTATAGAGGACTTCTCAAAATAGGACCTAATGCGGAAGGTGCAAAGGCTTCTGTCCAGTGTGAAGGCTTGATGTTGGACGATATTTCAAGGTCTGATACAATGCCAGTAATAGAAATAGAAAATGACAATGTGGACATTGGTCATGAGGCAAAAGTGGGAAGAATAAGCGATGAACAGATATTTTACCTCATGTCCAGAGGTTTAAGCGAAGACGATGCAAGGGCTATGATTGTAAGAGGTTTTGTTGAGCCTATAGCTAAAGCTTTGCCATTGGAATATGCAGTGGAGATGAATAGGCTCATTAAACTTGAGCTGGAAGGCGCAATAGGATAG